The proteins below are encoded in one region of Acidobacteriota bacterium:
- a CDS encoding RidA family protein: MSKRTLVSSGSPYEEPIGFSRAVRIGKHIAVAGTAPIAPDGSTVSPGDLYSQTVYCLRIMIEAVKQAGGSPEDIIRTRIFLADISRWEEAGRAHGEVFAKIRPACTFVEISGLINSEWLVETEADAVVAGD; this comes from the coding sequence ATGAGCAAACGTACCCTTGTCAGCTCCGGTTCGCCTTATGAAGAGCCGATCGGTTTTTCCCGGGCCGTCCGCATCGGAAAGCACATCGCGGTGGCGGGAACGGCGCCCATCGCGCCCGACGGATCGACAGTGTCGCCGGGGGACCTCTATTCCCAGACGGTTTACTGCCTGCGCATCATGATCGAGGCCGTCAAACAGGCCGGCGGCAGTCCGGAGGACATCATCCGCACGCGCATCTTTCTGGCCGACATATCGCGCTGGGAAGAAGCCGGACGGGCTCACGGGGAAGTCTTCGCCAAGATCCGTCCCGCTTGTACTTTCGTGGAGATTTCGGGGCTGATCAACAGCGAATGGCTGGTGGAAACGGAGGCTGATGCCGTTGTCGCCGGAGATTAA
- a CDS encoding PQQ-binding-like beta-propeller repeat protein: protein MQFRTVILTLCLFLAATLSAGDNWPQWRGPHLDQTSSEENLPLEWGPESNVAWKLAMPARSGATPIVWGDRIFLSVGYDPQESDRLELWCVDRRSGQPVWKRELGGGNEILRKQNLSSPSPVTDGKHVYVVSGTGILRAYDFEGQQVWTRDLQADYGAFGLKWGYASSPLLHEDALYLQVLHGWYTDDPSYLLRIDKATGKTLWKVERPEEAYGQESPDSYATPALLRHNGHTQIVIVGADVVTGHDPEDGKELWRVGGLNPEPSATQRLVASPVVGNGYLYVFGKRGPILAYKIGDDGTISSDDLAWTRERGTDVPTPVTDGRYLYVVNDRGVVTTLRADSGQVVYGPERVEVGTYSASPLLADGRIYATSEEGTTTVFKTGPQFEVLATNKVQGYTLSTPAISNGQFFIRTAEFLYAVGSEEPEQ from the coding sequence ATGCAGTTCCGGACCGTGATTCTGACTCTTTGCCTGTTCCTGGCCGCCACGCTCTCCGCCGGCGACAACTGGCCTCAGTGGCGGGGGCCTCATCTCGACCAGACCAGCTCGGAAGAGAACCTCCCGCTGGAGTGGGGGCCCGAGTCCAACGTGGCCTGGAAGCTGGCCATGCCGGCACGCAGCGGCGCCACTCCCATCGTGTGGGGCGACCGCATCTTTCTCAGCGTCGGCTACGACCCTCAAGAGAGCGACCGCCTGGAGCTGTGGTGCGTCGACCGCCGCAGCGGCCAACCTGTCTGGAAGCGCGAACTGGGGGGAGGCAACGAGATCCTGCGCAAACAGAACCTCTCCAGTCCCTCGCCGGTGACAGACGGGAAACACGTCTACGTGGTTTCCGGAACCGGCATCCTCAGAGCCTACGACTTCGAGGGGCAACAAGTGTGGACGCGCGACCTGCAGGCCGACTACGGCGCCTTCGGACTCAAATGGGGCTACGCTTCCTCTCCCTTGCTGCATGAAGATGCTCTCTATCTGCAGGTGCTGCACGGCTGGTATACCGACGACCCCTCCTACCTGCTGCGCATCGACAAGGCGACGGGAAAGACGCTGTGGAAGGTGGAGAGACCGGAAGAAGCCTACGGACAGGAATCGCCTGATTCCTACGCCACTCCCGCCTTGCTTCGCCACAACGGCCACACCCAGATCGTGATCGTGGGAGCCGACGTGGTCACGGGGCACGACCCCGAGGACGGAAAGGAACTCTGGAGGGTGGGAGGACTCAATCCCGAACCCAGCGCCACCCAACGGCTGGTGGCCTCGCCGGTGGTTGGAAACGGATATCTTTACGTCTTCGGCAAGCGCGGCCCCATCCTGGCCTACAAGATAGGCGACGACGGCACCATTTCCTCCGACGACCTGGCCTGGACCCGAGAGCGGGGCACCGACGTGCCCACTCCCGTGACCGACGGCCGGTACCTCTACGTGGTCAACGACCGGGGCGTGGTGACCACTCTGCGGGCCGACAGCGGCCAGGTGGTCTATGGCCCGGAACGTGTTGAAGTGGGGACCTACAGCGCTTCTCCGCTGCTGGCCGACGGACGCATCTACGCCACCAGCGAGGAAGGCACCACCACGGTCTTCAAGACCGGGCCCCAATTCGAGGTGCTGGCCACCAACAAGGTGCAGGGCTACACGCTCAGCACGCCGGCTATTTCCAACGGACAATTCTTCATCCGCACCGCGGAGTTCCTCTATGCCGTGGGCAGCGAAGAGCCGGAGCAATAG
- a CDS encoding amidohydrolase family protein, with translation MLSINSRRKLCMALLATALWAAALPQRAGAERPRVYALTDVRIVTAPGQVIESGTIVLRNGLIEAVGTGIAVPEEAQVIQGQEGWTVYPAFLDAAARVAVKEEEGQQGQGGFNPAVLLQSLQEGQETPTGSPHELSLIHPEAAVVEELDFSDNRIQRHRQAGFAAAHVLPAQGILKGRSAVVALRQGEAKQLIIRPRLAQVASLQSGGFFSGYPTSKMGAVAAMRQAFYDAQRQRDWVERYRNNPVGMQRPIFKTSDEPLMAAARGETPVLFTASSPLDFDRFKMIADEFGLTGMALGRSLADPPDRIKAASMPVLLPLEMPQKPKLEDEDEQREVGLEEMQAYLRAPTLPRLLKEAGIEFALVSLGMDSVGDVAENLHKITSQGGLPQEDALAALTTVPARLLGLETVLGTLEAGKIANLMVVDGELFAEKPSLRYLFVDGIHEEFEAEEAKGDPHAQVDPRGEWDVTTQVMGRSNQSTWTIEGSPGNYSGKTESDRGSRDFDSVELQGNLLRVRLPGPGGRSIEAEVVIEGETFEGESEINTPRGSITIKLSGKRTSKPQGGAR, from the coding sequence GTGCTCTCGATCAACTCTCGCCGAAAACTGTGCATGGCTTTGCTGGCGACGGCTCTCTGGGCGGCGGCTCTGCCCCAGCGTGCAGGGGCCGAACGGCCGCGGGTCTACGCCTTGACCGATGTGCGTATCGTGACCGCTCCCGGCCAGGTCATCGAAAGCGGAACCATCGTATTGCGCAACGGGCTCATCGAAGCCGTAGGAACCGGAATCGCCGTTCCCGAGGAGGCTCAGGTCATCCAAGGGCAAGAGGGCTGGACGGTCTACCCAGCCTTCCTGGATGCCGCGGCCCGCGTCGCCGTGAAAGAAGAGGAGGGCCAGCAAGGCCAAGGCGGATTCAATCCCGCAGTCCTGCTGCAATCGCTTCAAGAGGGCCAGGAGACGCCTACCGGATCGCCTCACGAACTTTCCCTCATTCACCCCGAAGCTGCGGTGGTGGAGGAACTCGATTTCAGCGACAACCGCATTCAGAGGCACCGCCAGGCCGGATTCGCGGCCGCCCATGTGCTCCCCGCCCAGGGCATCCTCAAGGGGCGCTCAGCGGTGGTGGCACTGCGCCAGGGCGAGGCCAAGCAACTCATCATCCGTCCTCGCCTGGCTCAGGTGGCCTCCCTTCAGTCAGGAGGATTCTTCAGCGGCTATCCCACCTCCAAAATGGGAGCCGTGGCGGCCATGCGGCAGGCCTTTTACGACGCTCAGCGTCAGAGGGACTGGGTGGAGCGATACCGGAACAATCCGGTAGGCATGCAGCGTCCCATCTTCAAGACCTCCGACGAACCTCTGATGGCAGCCGCCCGGGGCGAGACTCCCGTCCTCTTCACAGCCTCATCTCCGCTCGACTTCGACCGCTTCAAGATGATCGCCGACGAATTCGGACTGACGGGAATGGCGCTGGGACGCTCGCTGGCGGACCCTCCCGATCGGATCAAGGCCGCTTCCATGCCTGTCCTGCTTCCCCTGGAAATGCCGCAGAAGCCCAAGCTGGAAGATGAAGACGAGCAGCGGGAGGTGGGGCTGGAAGAGATGCAAGCCTACCTGCGCGCCCCCACTCTGCCGCGACTCCTCAAGGAAGCCGGCATCGAGTTCGCCTTGGTGTCGCTGGGCATGGATTCGGTCGGCGACGTGGCCGAGAACCTGCACAAGATCACCAGCCAGGGCGGACTCCCGCAAGAGGACGCTCTAGCCGCCCTGACTACAGTCCCCGCCCGCCTGTTGGGACTGGAAACCGTACTCGGCACCCTGGAAGCGGGCAAGATCGCCAACCTGATGGTGGTAGACGGCGAGCTCTTTGCCGAGAAGCCCTCCCTGCGCTATCTCTTCGTGGACGGCATCCACGAAGAATTCGAGGCCGAGGAGGCCAAGGGCGACCCCCACGCTCAGGTCGATCCGCGGGGCGAGTGGGACGTTACCACCCAAGTGATGGGACGCAGCAATCAATCGACCTGGACCATCGAGGGCAGCCCCGGCAACTACAGCGGCAAGACCGAATCGGATCGAGGCTCGCGCGACTTCGATTCGGTGGAACTTCAAGGCAACCTGCTGCGGGTGCGACTGCCCGGCCCCGGCGGACGTTCCATCGAAGCCGAAGTGGTCATCGAAGGCGAAACTTTCGAGGGCGAATCGGAGATCAACACTCCGCGCGGCTCCATCACCATCAAACTGAGCGGAAAGCGCACGTCCAAACCGCAGGGAGGTGCCAGATGA
- a CDS encoding DinB family protein translates to MESVEHIRRLWKHAFWADRLMLEALQAAFQPPERALREWAHVLGAQEIWLSRLQGRSSRAAVWPEVSLQEAEELMGQTQQSLAAYLDGLSDRLLEQTIEYVNSAGQSFSSSVGDILVHTALHGHYHRGKVNLILRQSGHDPAPCDFIACARGVPAATEASARGAKKRQS, encoded by the coding sequence ATGGAATCCGTCGAGCACATCCGGCGCCTTTGGAAGCACGCTTTTTGGGCCGACCGCCTTATGCTTGAAGCCCTGCAAGCGGCCTTTCAGCCTCCCGAGCGGGCGCTGCGGGAATGGGCCCACGTCCTGGGCGCCCAGGAGATCTGGCTGTCCCGCCTGCAGGGCCGGTCTTCCAGGGCCGCCGTATGGCCTGAGGTGAGTCTGCAGGAGGCGGAGGAACTCATGGGCCAAACGCAGCAGAGCTTGGCGGCTTACCTGGATGGGCTGAGCGACAGGCTGCTCGAGCAGACGATCGAATACGTCAACAGCGCCGGTCAGAGTTTTTCCAGCTCGGTGGGCGACATCCTCGTCCACACGGCTCTCCACGGACACTACCATCGCGGAAAGGTGAACCTCATTCTGCGCCAGTCCGGTCACGACCCCGCCCCCTGCGACTTCATCGCCTGCGCCCGGGGCGTCCCCGCCGCCACTGAGGCCTCGGCCCGCGGAGCCAAGAAAAGGCAGAGCTAG
- a CDS encoding amidohydrolase family protein produces MNQATSVFLKPLTLLAVIPALLLWGGLSLRAQEDDPRQVRTYPLPPETPSQVLIRNATVWTQSQSGILENTDVLLVDGKIRSVGSGLSAPSHALVIEGQGLHVTPGLIDCHSHSAVEGFGVNEGGSSVTAEVQIDHVLDPGDRYIYLQLSGGLTAANVLHGSANAIGGQNSVIKLRWGASNPQDLLFEDAPEGVKFALGENPKQSNLPNFPGLPQRYPRSRMGVEATIRNAFREARQYQAEWEAYDHLSQSEKERAVPPRKNLRLDAVVEILEGTRLIHSHSYRADEILMLIRLAEEFGVTIQTFQHVLEGYRVADEMAAHGAGGSTFADWWAYKLEAFEAIPYNAALMTQRGVNVSINSDNGSLARRLNLDAAKTIRYGGMTPQQALAMVTNNPASQLGIDHRVGSLEAGKDADIVVWTGSPLSVYSQVSHTFVDGQLMFSRQHDLENRERVEQARQALIAEIKEPPKEEAEEESMDEEVAETDEEVEPQGDGESQEAMEDDPQENDSDGEESEELPDNPDHAASYGYAALAPSQPTAILGATVHTISGEDIEDGVVVFADGRISAVGGPGTDIPSGARRVEAAGKHLWPGIIHAQTVLGLNEIASVAGSVDSAEMGDWNPDIDVHLAVHAASTHIPVSRSGGISHAVVMPQGGILAGTTALIRLDGWTWEEMSAVPRHSMSVEWEGGGGGFAAFFGGRQSLEERQKQSEERAEKLEEYFKDAEAYLKAKGEVSAAEGSWEYDPRLEALESVLNGDMPLYVSADSYFAIEDAMDWALKRGLRLVIVGGRDAPLVAEKLARHKVPVVLTSVASDPTRDDEPYDVRYATPAALEKAGVLFAIAGIGTPGGSSNARNVTLHAGIAAGFGLDRQAAYRSLTLNPARILGVEATLGSIEEGKSASLVLTDGDLLEQSTAIEQVWIDGMEPSMEDKHKRLYEKYSNRPR; encoded by the coding sequence ATGAACCAAGCAACTTCAGTCTTTCTCAAGCCGCTGACGCTCCTGGCCGTGATCCCGGCGCTGTTGCTGTGGGGCGGACTCAGCCTGCGGGCGCAGGAAGACGACCCCCGCCAGGTGCGGACTTATCCGCTGCCTCCCGAAACGCCTTCCCAGGTGCTGATACGAAACGCCACGGTGTGGACCCAGAGCCAGAGCGGCATCCTGGAAAACACCGACGTTCTCCTGGTGGACGGCAAGATCCGGTCGGTGGGCAGCGGACTCAGCGCTCCTTCCCACGCCCTGGTCATCGAAGGCCAGGGACTGCACGTCACTCCCGGCCTCATCGATTGCCACAGTCATAGCGCCGTCGAAGGCTTCGGAGTCAACGAAGGAGGTTCGAGCGTCACTGCCGAAGTCCAGATCGACCACGTTCTCGACCCCGGCGACCGCTACATCTACCTGCAATTGTCGGGGGGACTGACGGCGGCCAACGTCCTTCACGGCTCGGCTAACGCCATCGGGGGCCAGAACTCGGTCATCAAGCTGCGCTGGGGCGCCAGCAATCCTCAGGACCTGCTCTTCGAAGATGCGCCCGAGGGCGTCAAGTTCGCTCTGGGAGAGAATCCCAAGCAGAGCAATCTTCCCAACTTTCCGGGCTTGCCCCAGCGCTATCCGCGCAGCCGCATGGGCGTCGAGGCCACCATCCGCAACGCCTTCCGCGAAGCGCGCCAGTACCAGGCCGAGTGGGAAGCCTACGACCATCTTTCCCAGTCCGAGAAGGAGCGCGCCGTCCCGCCGCGCAAGAACCTACGCCTGGACGCCGTGGTGGAGATTCTGGAGGGGACCCGCCTGATCCACTCCCATAGCTACCGGGCCGACGAGATCCTCATGCTGATCAGGTTGGCCGAGGAATTCGGAGTCACCATACAGACCTTCCAGCACGTACTTGAAGGCTACCGCGTAGCCGATGAGATGGCCGCTCACGGAGCCGGCGGATCGACCTTCGCCGACTGGTGGGCCTACAAGCTGGAGGCCTTCGAGGCCATCCCCTACAACGCCGCCCTCATGACTCAGCGGGGAGTCAACGTCAGCATCAATTCCGACAATGGATCGCTGGCCCGCCGTCTCAACCTGGACGCCGCCAAGACCATCCGCTACGGAGGCATGACTCCTCAGCAGGCCCTGGCCATGGTCACCAACAATCCCGCCAGCCAATTGGGAATCGACCACCGGGTGGGATCGCTGGAAGCCGGCAAGGACGCCGACATCGTCGTCTGGACCGGCAGTCCGCTCAGCGTCTACAGCCAGGTCAGCCACACCTTCGTGGACGGACAACTCATGTTCAGCCGTCAGCACGATCTGGAAAACCGGGAGCGCGTCGAGCAGGCGCGGCAAGCTCTCATCGCCGAGATCAAGGAGCCTCCCAAGGAAGAAGCCGAAGAAGAATCGATGGACGAAGAGGTGGCCGAAACGGATGAGGAAGTGGAACCTCAAGGTGACGGGGAGTCGCAAGAGGCCATGGAAGACGATCCCCAGGAAAACGACTCGGACGGCGAAGAGTCCGAAGAGCTTCCCGACAATCCCGACCATGCCGCTTCCTACGGCTACGCCGCGCTGGCGCCTTCTCAGCCCACCGCCATCCTGGGCGCCACCGTCCACACCATCAGCGGTGAGGACATTGAAGACGGCGTCGTGGTCTTTGCCGACGGCCGAATCAGCGCCGTGGGCGGACCTGGCACCGACATCCCCTCCGGCGCCCGTCGAGTGGAGGCCGCGGGCAAACACCTGTGGCCGGGAATCATCCACGCTCAGACCGTGCTGGGACTCAACGAGATCGCCAGCGTGGCGGGTTCGGTGGACAGCGCCGAAATGGGCGATTGGAATCCCGACATCGACGTCCACCTGGCCGTTCATGCCGCCAGCACCCATATTCCCGTTTCCCGATCGGGCGGCATCAGCCATGCCGTGGTCATGCCGCAGGGAGGCATACTGGCGGGAACCACCGCCCTCATCCGCCTTGACGGCTGGACCTGGGAAGAAATGTCGGCCGTCCCGCGCCATTCCATGTCGGTGGAGTGGGAGGGCGGCGGAGGCGGCTTCGCTGCTTTCTTCGGCGGCAGGCAGAGCCTTGAAGAACGTCAGAAGCAGTCGGAAGAAAGGGCCGAAAAGCTGGAGGAATACTTTAAGGACGCCGAGGCCTATCTGAAGGCCAAGGGAGAAGTCTCGGCGGCCGAGGGATCGTGGGAATACGATCCCAGGCTGGAGGCCCTCGAGTCGGTGCTCAACGGCGACATGCCCCTTTACGTATCCGCCGACAGCTACTTCGCCATCGAAGATGCCATGGATTGGGCCCTCAAGCGGGGCTTGCGGCTGGTGATCGTAGGCGGTCGGGACGCGCCGCTGGTGGCTGAAAAGCTGGCTCGCCACAAGGTTCCGGTGGTGTTGACCAGCGTAGCCTCCGACCCCACGCGCGACGACGAGCCTTACGACGTCCGCTATGCCACGCCGGCCGCGCTTGAAAAGGCGGGGGTGCTGTTCGCCATCGCCGGAATCGGCACCCCCGGCGGATCGTCCAACGCGCGCAACGTCACGCTGCACGCCGGAATCGCTGCCGGCTTCGGCTTGGACCGCCAGGCTGCCTACCGCTCGCTGACCCTCAATCCGGCCCGCATTCTGGGCGTCGAGGCCACCCTGGGGTCAATCGAAGAGGGCAAAAGCGCCAGCCTGGTGCTGACCGACGGCGACCTGCTGGAGCAGAGCACCGCCATCGAGCAGGTGTGGATCGACGGCATGGAGCCTTCCATGGAGGACAAGCACAAACGCCTCTACGAAAAGTACAGCAACCGTCCGCGCTAG
- a CDS encoding M48 family metallopeptidase: MIGQRLISSLTVLLLVSASPLLAQTDVDPGFNLFSPQQDVEIGRNSASEIERQLPLLDDRRVQDYVDRIGQRLARHAPGPDFPYQFKVVNVSDINAFALPGGYMYVNRGLIEAARSEAELAGVMAHEISHVALRHGTNQASKAYLAGAGFSLLGVFLGDRTSRTTEQIIQSVGGFGLNSLFLKFSRTAETQSDVVGVQILAAAGYNPMAMADFFELLRQQAGRDRSGLETFFSSHPAPEDRSERIQREIDLIGGYRSQPNVGSFEAIKSRLDRMSDAPSMQDLQSGGAGGAGGGDSPRVGDVEPPSSRWRIFESDNRAYRIDHPANWQPYPHQGFGVTFAPQGGIGQVRGRTEVAYGAILERFQFRSRARREQDLLVDGSQAYLRDMLQNNSHLRQVTNWRRVRLGQRQALNVTLAGRSPATGLEEHVEVYTALLDNDEIVYLLQIVPEDDFGSYRRTFRRMAGSLEIY; this comes from the coding sequence ATGATTGGGCAAAGACTCATTTCCAGCTTGACCGTCCTGCTGCTTGTCAGCGCCTCGCCGCTGTTGGCGCAGACCGACGTCGATCCCGGATTCAATCTCTTCTCCCCTCAACAGGATGTGGAAATCGGCCGTAACAGCGCCTCTGAAATCGAAAGACAGCTGCCCCTTCTCGACGACCGAAGGGTGCAGGACTATGTCGACCGCATCGGACAACGGCTGGCCCGCCACGCGCCGGGTCCTGATTTTCCCTACCAGTTCAAGGTCGTCAACGTCTCCGACATCAATGCCTTCGCCCTTCCCGGCGGCTACATGTACGTCAACCGGGGACTGATCGAGGCGGCCCGCAGCGAAGCCGAGCTGGCCGGCGTGATGGCCCACGAGATCTCCCACGTGGCCCTGCGTCACGGCACCAACCAGGCCTCCAAGGCCTATTTGGCCGGCGCCGGATTCTCGTTGTTGGGAGTCTTCCTGGGCGACCGCACCTCGCGCACCACCGAGCAGATCATTCAGTCGGTGGGCGGCTTCGGCCTCAATTCGCTCTTCCTCAAGTTCAGCCGCACGGCCGAGACGCAATCCGACGTGGTGGGCGTCCAGATCCTGGCGGCGGCCGGCTACAACCCCATGGCCATGGCTGACTTCTTCGAGCTGTTGCGCCAGCAGGCGGGACGCGACCGGAGCGGGTTGGAGACCTTTTTCAGTTCTCACCCCGCCCCCGAAGACCGCTCTGAGCGCATTCAGCGCGAGATCGACCTTATCGGCGGCTACCGCAGCCAGCCCAACGTGGGCAGTTTCGAAGCTATTAAGTCACGGCTGGATCGCATGTCGGACGCCCCTTCCATGCAAGACTTGCAGTCGGGCGGAGCAGGCGGTGCCGGAGGCGGCGACAGTCCCCGAGTGGGCGACGTTGAGCCTCCTTCCAGCCGCTGGCGGATCTTCGAGTCCGACAACCGCGCCTACCGCATCGACCATCCGGCCAACTGGCAACCCTATCCCCACCAGGGATTCGGAGTCACCTTCGCTCCTCAGGGAGGCATCGGCCAGGTGCGCGGACGTACCGAAGTCGCCTACGGCGCTATTCTGGAACGCTTTCAGTTCCGCTCCAGGGCTCGGCGGGAGCAGGATCTTCTGGTGGACGGCAGCCAGGCCTACCTGCGGGACATGCTGCAAAACAACAGTCATCTGCGCCAGGTCACGAACTGGAGGCGGGTGCGCCTGGGGCAGCGTCAAGCCCTCAACGTGACGCTGGCCGGACGTTCGCCGGCTACCGGACTCGAGGAGCACGTCGAAGTTTACACCGCGCTTCTCGACAACGACGAGATCGTCTACCTGCTGCAGATCGTGCCTGAAGACGACTTCGGCAGCTACCGCCGCACCTTTCGGCGCATGGCCGGCAGCCTCGAGATCTACTGA
- a CDS encoding HDOD domain-containing protein: MKAADLSGFIEELGQLPTLPAVAVRLIETTSDEDSGMAEIARLIETDHALTAKLLKVANSTYFSRSGEVSTIDRAASLLGKDLVRGLVLSAVVFDSIKPDESGGFDLRQFWNHCAACAIASETLARRFNFQRPMEAFVAGLLHDMGKLILAHWDSEEYSKVVRQARQGKGRLLENEEAHFGIGHTGVAKLAMERWRFPSDLVEAAWLHHQPISYFGDSPQRNLAFIVKAGNSLCRLFRIGDSGDPGENWNLERLSMVTALSGEELSRIASQVLDRFEEVAGYFDWDADQTELYLQAVHGANRQLSDLQVMLEVERRRLGRKEKVLSAIHRLHQALDETTSPARGVFHVIDLLAEFLPLRRALAYVALKRSSGLEGCLKRSRGQAAARFMVPLDEEERDEFDRLTARAQLSLLQRKLSEGRSSEEEDALTAMLFSPDLLVFPLETQRGSIGQLLVEVDSKSPDVPEMVEVARHYVHGAALALHRLLLNEELQVQAEELAQTGRKVEETERRLFHTERLASVGRLAAGAAHEINNPLTVISGHAELMLLTTEDEKHKKRLQEIVRQIERISEITGDLMGLARPAEPQVEPVRVDSILDRTLDLLRQRMRLANIEVVRHFAQEVPPVLGDSKQLEQVFLNLCINAVQAMKEGGKLTLSLRRGENPKEVEIDFQDSGEGIAPQDLPSIFDPFFTTKREGEGTGLGLAICLTIIRNHGGRVLVSSKPGQGSTFRIVLPRAGETPVSQTGKRASSRSKVSSGPSIEAKLLAVDDESAIRELLGQALSGENWHIDFAEDGARALHKLEQAEYDAVLLDLRMPKKAGLEVLEVLRESRPELPVIVISGVAHENEFQAAKEAGAFACLRKPFRMSTLIDVVQEAVKQKDSG, translated from the coding sequence GTGAAAGCAGCAGATCTAAGCGGGTTCATCGAGGAATTGGGCCAGTTGCCCACCCTTCCAGCCGTGGCGGTCCGGCTGATCGAAACGACCAGCGACGAAGACAGCGGGATGGCCGAAATCGCCCGCCTGATCGAAACCGATCACGCCCTCACGGCCAAGCTCCTGAAAGTCGCCAACTCCACCTACTTCAGCCGTTCCGGGGAGGTTTCCACCATCGACCGGGCCGCCTCCCTGCTGGGAAAAGACCTGGTCAGGGGACTGGTGCTGTCGGCGGTGGTCTTCGATTCCATCAAGCCGGATGAAAGCGGCGGATTCGATCTGCGCCAGTTCTGGAACCACTGCGCCGCATGCGCCATCGCCAGCGAAACCTTGGCCCGGCGCTTCAACTTCCAGCGGCCCATGGAGGCTTTCGTAGCCGGGTTGTTGCACGACATGGGCAAGCTGATCCTGGCTCACTGGGATTCCGAAGAGTATTCCAAAGTGGTGCGCCAAGCCCGTCAAGGCAAGGGGCGGCTGCTCGAGAACGAGGAGGCTCACTTCGGTATCGGGCACACGGGCGTCGCCAAGCTGGCCATGGAACGCTGGCGTTTTCCCTCAGACCTGGTGGAGGCGGCCTGGCTGCACCATCAGCCGATTTCCTATTTCGGCGACTCGCCTCAGCGCAACCTGGCTTTCATCGTCAAGGCGGGCAATTCGCTGTGCCGCCTCTTCCGCATCGGGGACTCGGGGGATCCGGGCGAGAACTGGAACCTGGAAAGGCTCTCCATGGTAACGGCCCTGAGCGGCGAAGAACTCAGCCGCATCGCCTCTCAGGTGCTCGACCGTTTCGAGGAAGTGGCCGGCTACTTCGACTGGGACGCAGATCAGACCGAACTCTACTTGCAGGCCGTCCACGGCGCCAACCGGCAATTAAGCGACTTGCAGGTGATGCTGGAAGTGGAGCGCAGGCGACTGGGGCGCAAGGAAAAGGTGCTCTCCGCCATCCACCGTCTCCACCAAGCCCTGGACGAGACCACCAGTCCGGCCCGGGGCGTCTTTCACGTCATCGACTTGCTGGCCGAGTTTCTGCCCCTGCGCCGGGCCCTGGCTTATGTGGCCTTGAAGCGGTCGTCGGGGCTCGAGGGGTGTCTGAAGCGCTCCCGCGGCCAAGCCGCCGCCCGCTTCATGGTTCCCCTGGACGAGGAGGAAAGGGACGAATTCGACCGCCTGACGGCCCGAGCCCAGCTCTCGCTGCTGCAGCGCAAGCTTTCCGAAGGCCGGAGCTCGGAAGAAGAAGATGCGCTTACGGCCATGCTCTTCAGTCCCGACCTGCTGGTTTTCCCTCTGGAGACGCAGCGAGGATCCATCGGCCAGTTGCTGGTGGAGGTCGACTCCAAATCGCCCGACGTGCCCGAGATGGTCGAGGTGGCCCGCCACTACGTCCACGGAGCGGCCCTGGCTCTGCACCGTCTGCTCCTCAACGAGGAATTGCAGGTGCAGGCCGAAGAACTGGCCCAGACGGGACGCAAGGTCGAAGAGACGGAACGCCGGCTTTTTCACACCGAGCGCCTGGCCTCGGTAGGACGCTTGGCGGCGGGAGCGGCCCACGAGATCAACAATCCCCTCACCGTCATCTCCGGACACGCCGAATTGATGCTGCTCACCACCGAGGACGAGAAGCATAAGAAGCGGCTGCAGGAGATCGTGCGCCAGATCGAGCGCATTTCCGAGATCACCGGCGACCTGATGGGGTTGGCGCGGCCCGCCGAGCCGCAGGTCGAGCCGGTGCGGGTGGATTCCATTCTCGATCGCACTCTCGACCTGCTGCGGCAGCGCATGCGCTTGGCCAACATCGAGGTGGTGCGCCACTTCGCCCAGGAGGTCCCGCCGGTGCTGGGCGATTCCAAACAGCTCGAGCAGGTCTTTCTCAACCTCTGCATCAACGCCGTGCAGGCCATGAAAGAGGGCGGCAAACTCACGCTCAGCCTGCGTCGCGGGGAGAATCCCAAAGAGGTGGAGATCGACTTTCAGGACAGCGGTGAAGGCATCGCTCCGCAGGACCTGCCCTCTATCTTCGATCCCTTCTTCACCACCAAGCGGGAAGGCGAGGGAACCGGGTTGGGGCTGGCCATCTGTCTCACCATCATCCGCAACCACGGAGGACGGGTGCTGGTCTCCAGCAAGCCGGGCCAGGGAAGCACCTTCCGGATCGTCCTGCCCAGGGCGGGTGAAACCCCGGTCAGCCAGACCGGCAAGCGGGCCTCCTCGCGCAGCAAAGTCTCTTCTGGGCCGTCCATCGAAGCCAAGCTGCTGGCGGTCGACGACGAATCCGCCATCCGCGAACTTCTGGGACAGGCCTTGAGCGGCGAAAACTGGCACATCGATTTCGCCGAGGACGGCGCACGCGCCCTGCACAAGCTTGAACAGGCCGAGTACGACGCCGTTCTGCTCGACCTGCGCATGCCCAAGAAGGCCGGTCTGGAGGTACTCGAGGTGCTGCGCGAAAGCAGGCCCGAGCTGCCGGTCATCGTCATCAGCGGAGTCGCTCACGAGAACGAGTTCCAGGCCGCCAAAGAGGCGGGCGCCTTCGCCTGCCTGCGCAAACCCTTCCGCATGTCGACCCTTATCGACGTCGTGCAAGAGGCGGTCAAGCAGAAAGACTCGGGCTGA